From the genome of Methanobrevibacter smithii ATCC 35061, one region includes:
- a CDS encoding MJ1255/VC2487 family glycosyltransferase, whose amino-acid sequence MILSIIIPTYNEEEYLPLLLESIKQQDFRDYEIIVADANSKDNTVKIAEEYGCIVVEGGMPAVGRNNGAKVAKGEYLLFLDSDLKLTEDYLAKVIYEFKMERLGIAITQMKPLSKKTEDKILHDLANLFMISVEKIKPHGAGCYGIITKRELHECCGGFDEELTFGEDTEYIERLAKKERFKVLRNAKIGVSTRRLEEEGLATLAKQYGKSTVNDFLGIRTEASDLNYGFDHGKEHISKHKLDKIALESEKLDHLKNSYDESKQKINTAKVYLKKSKKTKIRDKKVIFYCICGEGMGHAIRSSVIIDRIKDKYDVYIFSSDRAYKYLNEKFDNVYKIGGFNTVYINNKVSNTKTLMNAIKRNPLNIKEGYEELYKKARKLSPDVIVTDFEIYATMVSKLLSIPLISLDNIHMITQTAIDYPPKHQGEMLKAKGVIKSYVIKPKIHILTSFFYPKIKPKKRAVLYPPVIREDILKLEPTIEDHIIVYQTSKESVKLVEQLKSLNEKFIVYGFNKDKTDENLTYKLFNEDEFYNDLASAKAVICNGGFTFISEAISLKKPIYSVPAIGNFEQTLNGFYVQKLGYGEYHEKMSPQEVEKFLKRLSKYQKKLAKVKKTNNDGIVNELIYRIEKYSKKS is encoded by the coding sequence ATGATTTTAAGCATTATTATACCTACATATAATGAAGAAGAATACCTTCCCTTACTTCTAGAAAGTATTAAACAGCAGGATTTCAGAGACTATGAAATAATTGTTGCTGATGCTAACTCTAAAGACAATACTGTAAAAATAGCTGAAGAATACGGATGTATTGTTGTTGAAGGCGGAATGCCTGCAGTAGGTAGAAATAATGGTGCGAAAGTAGCTAAAGGTGAGTATTTACTATTTTTAGACTCTGATTTAAAACTTACCGAAGATTATCTTGCAAAAGTTATCTATGAATTTAAAATGGAAAGATTGGGTATTGCAATTACACAAATGAAACCCCTATCCAAAAAAACAGAAGATAAAATCTTACATGATTTGGCCAATTTGTTTATGATAAGCGTTGAAAAAATAAAGCCACACGGTGCCGGATGTTATGGTATAATAACTAAAAGGGAATTGCATGAATGCTGCGGCGGATTTGATGAAGAATTAACTTTCGGTGAAGATACAGAATATATTGAAAGATTGGCCAAAAAAGAAAGATTTAAAGTATTGAGAAATGCTAAAATTGGAGTTTCCACAAGAAGGCTTGAAGAGGAAGGACTTGCAACACTAGCTAAGCAATACGGTAAAAGTACTGTAAATGACTTTTTAGGCATTAGAACAGAAGCTTCAGATTTAAATTATGGTTTTGATCATGGAAAAGAACATATAAGCAAACATAAATTAGATAAAATTGCTCTGGAATCTGAAAAATTGGACCATTTGAAAAACAGCTATGATGAATCCAAACAAAAAATAAACACTGCAAAAGTCTATCTTAAAAAATCCAAAAAAACAAAAATCAGAGATAAAAAAGTAATTTTTTATTGTATCTGTGGAGAGGGAATGGGTCATGCTATCCGAAGCAGCGTAATAATCGACCGTATAAAAGACAAATATGACGTTTACATTTTCAGCAGCGACCGTGCTTACAAATATTTAAATGAAAAATTTGACAATGTCTATAAAATCGGCGGATTCAACACAGTTTATATAAATAACAAAGTCAGCAATACAAAAACATTAATGAATGCCATTAAACGTAATCCTCTAAACATTAAAGAAGGATATGAAGAACTATATAAAAAAGCAAGAAAATTATCTCCTGACGTTATTGTTACTGATTTTGAAATCTATGCAACAATGGTTTCCAAACTTCTCAGCATTCCATTAATAAGTCTGGACAATATCCACATGATTACCCAAACTGCAATTGACTATCCTCCAAAGCATCAGGGAGAAATGCTAAAAGCAAAAGGTGTAATAAAGTCATATGTAATAAAACCGAAAATACATATTTTAACCAGCTTCTTTTATCCGAAAATCAAGCCTAAAAAAAGGGCGGTGCTCTATCCTCCAGTGATTCGTGAAGATATCTTAAAGCTGGAACCTACAATTGAAGATCACATTATTGTCTATCAGACCAGTAAAGAAAGTGTGAAATTAGTCGAGCAATTGAAATCATTAAATGAAAAATTTATTGTTTACGGATTTAATAAGGACAAAACAGACGAAAATCTGACTTACAAATTATTTAATGAAGATGAGTTCTACAATGATTTAGCCAGTGCCAAGGCAGTAATCTGTAATGGTGGATTTACCTTTATATCAGAAGCCATATCCCTTAAAAAACCAATATACAGCGTTCCAGCTATTGGAAACTTTGAACAAACATTAAACGGATTTTATGTTCAGAAATTAGGTTATGGAGAATATCATGAAAAGATGAGTCCTCAAGAAGTGGAAAAATTCTTAAAAAGGCTCTCCAAATATCAGAAAAAACTAGCTAAAGTTAAAAAAACAAATAACGATGGAATTGTCAATGAATTAATATATCGTATTGAAAAATATAGTAAAAAAAGTTAA
- a CDS encoding transcription initiation factor IIB, giving the protein MQGDVYDKDKQTVCPECGSTELIGDYERAEVVCAHCGLVIDENLVDMGPEWRAFDHEQRDKRTRVGAPITYTIHDKGLSTMIDWRNKDIYGRDIPARNRAQWYRLRKWQRKIRISGATERNLAFALSELDRDSSRLGLPRSVREAASVVYRSAVDNKLIRGRSIEGVVAASLYAACRRCNVPRTLDEIAEVSRVTKKEVGRTYRFLTRELNIKLPPTSPVDYVPRFASELGLSGEAQSRAIEIIEKAMEKGLTSGRGPTGVAAAALYIASVLLGERKTQRDVADIAGVTEVTIRNRYKELTEQLEMGVTL; this is encoded by the coding sequence ATGCAAGGTGATGTTTATGATAAAGATAAACAAACCGTATGTCCGGAATGTGGTTCCACAGAATTAATTGGTGATTATGAAAGGGCAGAAGTAGTTTGTGCTCACTGTGGATTAGTTATTGATGAAAATCTAGTGGATATGGGTCCTGAATGGAGGGCATTTGACCACGAACAAAGAGATAAACGTACTAGGGTTGGAGCTCCAATCACTTACACCATTCACGATAAAGGTTTAAGTACTATGATTGACTGGAGGAATAAGGACATTTATGGTCGTGATATTCCTGCAAGAAACAGAGCACAATGGTATAGATTAAGGAAATGGCAAAGAAAAATTAGGATTTCTGGTGCTACAGAACGTAACTTGGCATTTGCATTAAGTGAGCTGGACAGAGATTCTTCAAGATTAGGTCTTCCAAGAAGTGTGAGGGAAGCTGCATCTGTAGTATACAGAAGTGCAGTGGACAACAAACTTATTCGTGGAAGGAGTATTGAAGGAGTAGTTGCTGCTTCTTTATATGCTGCTTGCAGACGTTGTAATGTTCCCCGTACTTTAGATGAAATAGCTGAAGTTTCAAGAGTTACTAAAAAAGAAGTAGGTAGGACTTACAGATTCCTTACAAGGGAATTAAACATTAAATTACCTCCAACTTCTCCGGTCGATTATGTGCCTAGATTTGCTAGTGAATTAGGTTTGTCTGGTGAAGCACAATCCAGAGCTATTGAAATTATTGAAAAAGCAATGGAAAAAGGTTTGACTTCTGGTAGAGGACCAACTGGTGTAGCTGCAGCTGCATTATATATTGCATCTGTATTGTTGGGTGAGAGAAAAACCCAAAGAGATGTAGCAGATATTGCAGGTGTTACTGAAGTAACTATAAGAAACAGGTATAAAGAATTAACAGAACAACTTGAAATGGGTGTAACTTTATAA
- a CDS encoding Gar1/Naf1 family protein, with amino-acid sequence MKVLGNSLHIANSGKLIARSSKTPSPGGIVFNSDKTKIGKVSYVFGPTKSPYVSIKLFKSANLDKIKRNYGEKLFVSRPKSKKPRKRRVKTRNKK; translated from the coding sequence ATGAAAGTTTTAGGAAATAGTTTGCATATTGCAAATTCTGGAAAATTAATAGCTAGATCATCTAAAACACCTAGTCCTGGTGGTATTGTTTTTAATAGCGATAAAACTAAAATAGGCAAGGTTAGCTATGTTTTTGGACCTACTAAAAGTCCGTATGTTTCAATTAAATTATTTAAATCTGCTAATTTAGATAAAATCAAGAGAAACTATGGTGAAAAACTATTTGTATCAAGACCAAAATCTAAGAAACCTAGGAAGAGGAGGGTGAAAACACGAAACAAAAAGTAA
- a CDS encoding RraA family protein: MSVTPSDLLHNKKDLNKKIDVEDIDLSEISIEDLVFNKKNYKNYINLKSLLEGVSTCQISDAYNGISRRSGVIKELKPINRLRVWGRITTCKTNSDDWGTSALAIDEANDGDILFIKTNNSDMSVWGELASTCAKANGVKATVIYGSVRDLDALYYMDYPIFACDYAPNAGSALGLGEINVDISVGDMTIQPGDFFYGDETGVVIIPQSLFKQVMTQTLAIKVKELGIIDAINGGKTLSQAAGLK; this comes from the coding sequence ATGTCAGTAACACCTAGTGATTTATTACACAATAAAAAAGACTTAAATAAGAAAATTGATGTGGAAGATATAGATTTAAGTGAAATATCCATTGAAGATTTGGTTTTCAATAAAAAAAACTATAAAAATTATATTAACTTGAAGTCTTTACTTGAAGGTGTTTCCACCTGCCAAATTTCCGATGCATATAACGGAATTTCAAGAAGATCAGGTGTTATCAAAGAATTGAAACCTATTAACAGATTAAGGGTTTGGGGTAGAATTACTACCTGCAAAACCAACAGTGATGATTGGGGAACTTCCGCATTAGCTATTGATGAAGCTAATGATGGAGATATATTATTTATTAAAACCAATAATTCTGACATGTCTGTATGGGGTGAATTAGCTTCAACCTGTGCTAAAGCTAATGGTGTTAAAGCTACTGTAATTTATGGGTCTGTCAGAGATTTGGATGCTCTGTATTATATGGATTATCCTATTTTTGCTTGTGATTATGCTCCAAATGCAGGAAGTGCTTTAGGATTGGGAGAAATCAATGTGGATATTTCTGTTGGGGATATGACTATTCAACCAGGTGACTTTTTCTATGGTGATGAAACCGGCGTTGTTATTATTCCTCAGTCTTTGTTTAAACAGGTCATGACTCAAACATTAGCTATTAAAGTAAAGGAATTAGGTATCATTGATGCTATTAATGGTGGTAAAACTTTGTCTCAGGCTGCTGGGTTAAAATAG
- the dnaG gene encoding DNA primase DnaG codes for MGKGEELTTTKYLIHAQINANGIVEKPDVVGAVFGQTEGLLSNDLDLRELQRTGRIGRIQVMIHSNGGRAKGEIVIPSSLDRVETAILAASLETINRVGPCEAEIHTVKVEDVRAVKREQVVNRAKEIYKNMIESASPASMRMIEEVREAMRVHEISEYGEDRLPAGPSIHTSDAIIVVEGRSDVLNLLKYGIKNTVAVEGVSVPQSIGNLSKKRTTTAFVDGDRGGELILKELLQIGDVDYITRAPKGKEVEDLEKDEVLVALRDKVPTAQFLANHNILSESDSKNSHKKHNGKHNNKHSNNKHQQHETKVKEEVQIEEIPIEDDETKLMKDMLKEFEGSGCGAILDEALNMTQEVEVENIYEEIKNIETSADTVIFDGIISQRLVDVASLKGIKRLVAFRSMNIVKKPDNLKIITMD; via the coding sequence ATGGGAAAAGGAGAAGAATTAACTACAACAAAATACTTAATTCATGCACAAATTAATGCAAATGGTATTGTAGAAAAACCAGATGTAGTCGGTGCAGTATTTGGACAAACAGAAGGATTATTAAGTAATGATTTAGATTTAAGAGAACTTCAAAGAACTGGAAGAATCGGCAGGATTCAGGTAATGATCCATTCCAATGGTGGAAGAGCTAAAGGAGAAATTGTAATTCCATCCAGCTTAGACAGAGTTGAAACCGCCATTCTTGCAGCATCACTTGAAACAATTAACCGTGTTGGACCCTGTGAAGCAGAAATTCACACAGTTAAAGTTGAAGATGTAAGAGCAGTTAAAAGAGAACAGGTTGTAAACCGTGCAAAGGAAATCTACAAAAACATGATTGAAAGTGCCAGCCCTGCAAGTATGAGAATGATTGAAGAAGTAAGAGAAGCAATGCGTGTTCATGAAATTTCAGAATATGGTGAAGACAGATTGCCAGCAGGTCCAAGCATACACACTTCCGATGCAATTATTGTGGTAGAAGGTCGTAGCGATGTATTGAACTTACTTAAATACGGCATCAAAAATACTGTGGCTGTTGAAGGAGTCAGTGTTCCACAATCCATAGGAAACCTAAGTAAAAAAAGAACAACAACTGCATTTGTAGATGGAGACCGTGGTGGAGAACTTATTTTAAAAGAACTCCTGCAAATCGGAGATGTTGACTATATTACACGTGCTCCTAAAGGTAAAGAAGTTGAAGACCTTGAAAAAGATGAAGTATTGGTTGCCCTAAGGGACAAAGTTCCTACAGCACAATTTTTAGCTAATCACAATATATTAAGTGAATCTGACAGCAAAAACTCCCATAAAAAACATAACGGCAAACACAACAACAAACATTCAAATAACAAACATCAACAACACGAAACTAAAGTCAAAGAAGAAGTGCAAATTGAAGAAATTCCTATTGAAGATGACGAAACAAAATTAATGAAAGACATGTTAAAAGAATTTGAAGGCAGCGGCTGTGGAGCTATACTGGACGAAGCTTTAAACATGACTCAGGAAGTGGAAGTTGAAAACATTTATGAAGAAATTAAAAATATAGAAACAAGTGCAGACACAGTTATTTTTGATGGAATCATAAGTCAGAGACTTGTTGATGTTGCTTCATTAAAAGGAATTAAAAGATTAGTTGCATTTAGATCCATGAACATAGTTAAAAAACCGGATAACTTAAAAATAATAACCATGGATTAA
- the xerA gene encoding site-specific tyrosine recombinase/integron integrase, with amino-acid sequence METYDFKNEIIDKNGNKINILDVYNFNKIKESYITSLKNNNYSQNTIKTYSSIIHKFTTYLKNQIAIYNEKEFIKYFNSYILYLKQVKNVSQNYIYLVTVVVKKFLEFNNIHFLDSITTPKRIKSPPNFLTQKEVKQLLDSITWDENSDSDFRIITKLRDKLIVTLLYSSGLRVSELINLSVDNVNFEGKQLSIVGKNNSRVILLDESTKQLIQKYLEKRTQKSNYLVVNKSGNPLTPRYVQLMIKKYGNESGIEKKITPHILRHSYATHLFEQGVNIKIIQQLLGHSNLSTTQIYSQDANN; translated from the coding sequence ATGGAAACATATGATTTTAAAAATGAGATTATAGACAAAAACGGGAATAAAATAAATATTCTCGACGTTTATAATTTTAATAAAATAAAAGAAAGTTACATAACTTCTTTAAAGAACAACAACTATTCACAAAACACCATCAAAACCTATTCATCAATAATACATAAATTTACTACTTATCTAAAAAATCAAATAGCTATTTATAATGAAAAAGAGTTCATAAAATACTTCAATAGCTATATACTCTATTTAAAACAAGTGAAAAATGTTAGTCAAAATTACATTTACCTGGTTACGGTAGTTGTCAAGAAGTTTCTTGAGTTTAACAATATTCATTTCTTAGATTCAATTACAACACCAAAAAGAATTAAATCACCACCTAATTTTTTAACACAAAAAGAAGTAAAACAACTTCTGGACAGCATTACATGGGATGAAAATTCAGATAGTGATTTTCGCATCATTACCAAACTACGGGACAAACTGATAGTGACCCTATTATATTCATCAGGACTGCGTGTTTCTGAACTTATAAACTTAAGTGTAGACAATGTAAATTTTGAAGGAAAACAGTTATCCATTGTAGGCAAAAACAACAGCAGAGTTATTTTACTTGATGAATCAACCAAACAGTTAATACAAAAATATTTGGAAAAAAGAACACAGAAAAGCAATTATCTGGTAGTTAACAAAAGCGGAAATCCATTAACTCCACGATATGTTCAGCTAATGATAAAAAAATACGGAAATGAAAGCGGCATCGAAAAGAAAATAACACCTCACATTTTACGCCATTCCTATGCAACACATCTATTTGAACAGGGAGTGAATATCAAGATAATTCAGCAACTGCTTGGACACAGCAATTTGTCCACAACCCAAATTTACAGTCAGGACGCCAATAATTAA
- a CDS encoding biotin transporter BioY, whose translation MNMNNYYTARKNIFQGIRESSTVAKILMSFLMACFTGLMAQIIIPLPWTPVPITAQTFAVLCSGLILGKRYGCLSQILYVALGATCVPWFASMSGGIDVLLGSNCGYFIGFILASYFIGTITDKYADARNFTKMAAVIGVANFAIIYIPGLVGLALWAYMSQGAMLSISELLIMGFIPFIVGDIVKILGAASVSKVFLPKE comes from the coding sequence ATGAATATGAATAATTATTATACTGCTAGAAAAAACATATTCCAAGGAATACGCGAATCTAGCACTGTCGCTAAAATATTAATGTCATTTTTAATGGCTTGTTTTACAGGTTTAATGGCTCAAATTATCATTCCACTCCCATGGACTCCTGTGCCAATAACTGCACAAACATTTGCAGTGTTATGCTCCGGGTTAATACTCGGTAAAAGATACGGCTGTTTAAGTCAAATTTTATATGTTGCTCTTGGTGCAACTTGCGTACCATGGTTTGCTAGTATGAGTGGTGGAATAGATGTTCTTCTTGGATCCAATTGCGGATACTTTATAGGATTTATTCTTGCATCCTACTTTATCGGTACTATAACTGACAAATATGCAGATGCACGTAACTTCACTAAAATGGCAGCAGTTATTGGAGTAGCTAACTTTGCAATAATTTACATTCCAGGACTTGTCGGATTAGCTTTATGGGCTTACATGAGCCAAGGTGCAATGCTTTCAATCTCTGAATTATTAATTATGGGATTCATTCCATTTATTGTTGGAGATATTGTAAAAATATTAGGTGCAGCATCTGTTTCTAAAGTATTTTTACCAAAAGAATAA
- a CDS encoding DUF1284 domain-containing protein produces MKIKLRGHHLLCLQGFQGYGYNDSFVKNMTYINNLRKSENTTITITNKADDICRCCPNLKNDLCGNEKQNAEIIKMDNEILSKIDNSKEYDALKLFNETKHIFNSKNSVKDICEDCCWHEKCLFYKNLK; encoded by the coding sequence ATGAAAATTAAATTAAGAGGACATCACTTGTTATGTCTTCAGGGATTTCAGGGTTATGGATACAACGACAGTTTTGTTAAAAATATGACATATATAAATAACCTGAGAAAATCTGAAAATACAACTATTACCATTACAAATAAAGCTGATGATATCTGCAGATGCTGTCCAAATTTAAAAAATGACCTTTGCGGAAATGAAAAACAGAACGCAGAAATCATAAAGATGGATAATGAAATCCTATCCAAAATAGATAATAGTAAAGAATATGATGCATTAAAGCTATTTAATGAAACTAAACATATTTTTAACAGCAAAAATAGTGTCAAAGATATATGTGAAGACTGCTGTTGGCATGAAAAATGTCTATTTTATAAAAATTTAAAATAA
- a CDS encoding ATP-grasp domain-containing protein: protein MEKLLLIGINTRSMIESGLKLNYTIYSTSYFSTSDVPSIENQKIILDESINPDCGVFEDKFSSKNILNVSKDYLDEVDYIIPISGISPNDFEKKHQKKILGNKDISKVEDKYRFYKEIRNEFLTPETFYVNDVDEAVEIQKNNPEVQYIAKPLKGSGGYNTNLLNNQSQLQLNCDEKLIVQEYIEGINLSSSVLGSENEAENIVNSRLLTQHDFEKNSQFKYVGNILPLTEKSILAPVKNTDAINREMADTSEKLIGKFELIGSNGVDFILNKNGLYVIEINPRIQGTFECVQQALGINMLEAHIKACQNEIISIDKAKYYSYKKIIYSPKTVKYEKIDLNNLYDMPHLGSITQKDEPLLTIIDKDKDFDKLYEKVESSSQTVNKLVNNS from the coding sequence ATGGAAAAATTACTTCTTATTGGAATAAATACTCGAAGTATGATTGAAAGCGGACTAAAACTAAATTATACTATTTATTCAACTAGCTATTTTTCAACATCCGATGTTCCGTCAATTGAAAACCAGAAAATAATATTGGATGAAAGTATTAATCCTGACTGCGGTGTTTTTGAAGATAAATTCAGCAGCAAAAATATTTTAAATGTTTCCAAAGACTATCTTGATGAGGTAGATTATATTATTCCGATTTCAGGAATTTCACCAAATGATTTTGAAAAAAAACATCAAAAAAAGATTCTGGGAAATAAAGACATCAGCAAAGTTGAAGACAAATACCGATTTTATAAAGAAATCCGAAACGAATTTTTAACTCCTGAAACTTTTTATGTGAATGATGTAGATGAAGCTGTTGAAATTCAAAAAAATAATCCTGAAGTTCAATATATTGCAAAACCACTTAAAGGATCAGGAGGATATAACACAAACTTATTAAATAATCAATCACAACTTCAATTAAACTGTGATGAAAAACTGATTGTTCAGGAATATATTGAAGGTATAAATTTAAGTTCTTCAGTATTGGGCAGTGAAAATGAAGCTGAAAACATTGTAAATTCAAGACTGCTAACCCAGCATGACTTTGAAAAAAACAGCCAGTTCAAATATGTTGGAAATATCCTTCCCCTAACCGAAAAATCAATATTGGCACCTGTAAAAAATACTGATGCAATAAACAGAGAAATGGCAGATACTTCTGAAAAACTAATCGGAAAATTTGAATTAATCGGATCAAATGGTGTAGATTTTATTTTAAATAAAAACGGATTATATGTAATTGAAATAAATCCCAGAATTCAGGGAACATTTGAATGTGTCCAGCAAGCTTTAGGAATCAATATGCTTGAAGCACATATCAAAGCCTGCCAAAATGAAATAATATCTATTGACAAAGCGAAATATTACAGCTATAAAAAAATAATATACTCCCCCAAAACAGTAAAGTATGAAAAAATAGATTTAAACAACCTTTATGATATGCCTCATCTCGGATCAATTACACAAAAAGATGAGCCGTTACTTACAATAATAGATAAAGATAAAGATTTTGATAAGTTATATGAAAAAGTAGAATCATCTAGCCAAACTGTAAATAAGCTAGTTAATAACTCCTAA
- a CDS encoding V-type ATP synthase subunit D: MAQDIIDGINPTRMELLSLKNRTKLAVKGHGLLKEKRDALIKEFFDILDRVKGVREAAERSLKEANEALLEAQIAMGDLAVRKASLSVKESIDVDIKSRSVMGVSVPVTNVKMEERSIIDRGYSFSDTTIQLDEAAKKFEESIKFLIELGEVEKTIFLLAEEIEATKRRVNALEHIMIPRFENTEKYIDMRLQEMERENFVRLKMIRSTIEKKDNEAKEAAIEEEAAEVEA; encoded by the coding sequence ATGGCACAAGATATTATAGATGGAATAAATCCAACAAGGATGGAATTATTATCTCTTAAAAATAGAACTAAACTCGCTGTAAAAGGGCATGGTTTACTCAAAGAGAAAAGGGATGCTTTAATCAAAGAGTTTTTTGATATTTTGGATCGTGTCAAAGGTGTTCGTGAAGCTGCTGAAAGAAGCTTAAAAGAAGCTAATGAAGCTTTACTTGAAGCTCAAATAGCTATGGGTGACTTAGCTGTTAGGAAAGCATCTTTATCAGTTAAAGAATCTATCGATGTAGATATTAAATCTAGAAGTGTTATGGGTGTATCAGTTCCTGTAACCAATGTTAAAATGGAAGAAAGATCCATTATTGACAGAGGTTACAGCTTTTCTGACACCACTATACAATTAGATGAAGCTGCTAAGAAATTTGAAGAATCTATTAAATTCTTAATTGAACTTGGTGAAGTGGAAAAAACTATTTTCTTACTTGCTGAAGAAATTGAGGCTACTAAACGTAGGGTAAATGCGTTAGAGCATATTATGATTCCAAGATTCGAAAACACTGAAAAATATATTGATATGAGACTCCAGGAAATGGAAAGGGAAAACTTTGTTAGATTGAAAATGATCAGGTCCACTATCGAGAAGAAAGATAATGAGGCTAAAGAAGCAGCTATTGAAGAAGAAGCTGCTGAAGTAGAAGCTTAA
- a CDS encoding V-type ATP synthase subunit B, translated as MNTNIKTREYTTISEVSGPLMVVEGVEGVGYNEIVDIETPNGEKRSGQVLEVTDDVAVIQVFEGTTDLNTKNTKARFTGQTAKIGVSRDMMGRMFNGIGKPIDGGPEIIPDEELDINGSPMNPASREFPEEFIQTGISTIDGMNTLVRGQKLPIFSGSGLPHNELAAQIARQAKVLGDDAEFAVIFAAMGITHEEANFFMRDFERTGALEKVTVFMNLADDPAIERILTPKMALTTAEYFAFTLGMQVLVILTDMTNYCEALREISAARDEVPGRRGYPGYMYTDLANIYERAGRIDGKEGSITQMPILVMPQDDITHPIPDLTGYITEGQIVLSRELNRKGIYPPVDVLPSLSRLMSGGIGGDKTRDDHSGVSDQLYSAYAGGRELRDLVAVVGEEALTERDQKFLEFAEEFEGKFITQSKDEDRSIIETLDLGWDLLKILPKSELKRVKEEFIEQYLPKE; from the coding sequence ATGAACACAAATATTAAAACAAGAGAATATACTACAATCTCCGAAGTCTCCGGTCCTTTAATGGTTGTTGAAGGTGTAGAAGGCGTAGGTTACAACGAAATTGTAGATATCGAAACACCTAATGGTGAAAAAAGAAGTGGACAAGTTCTTGAAGTAACTGACGATGTTGCAGTTATTCAAGTGTTCGAAGGAACAACTGACTTAAACACTAAAAATACTAAAGCTAGATTCACCGGTCAAACTGCTAAAATTGGTGTATCTAGAGATATGATGGGTCGTATGTTCAATGGTATCGGTAAACCTATTGACGGCGGACCAGAAATAATTCCTGATGAAGAATTAGATATTAATGGAAGTCCAATGAACCCAGCTTCTCGTGAATTCCCTGAAGAATTTATTCAAACTGGTATCTCTACCATTGACGGTATGAACACTTTAGTAAGAGGTCAAAAACTTCCTATTTTCTCAGGTTCTGGTTTACCTCACAACGAATTAGCAGCTCAAATCGCAAGACAAGCTAAAGTGCTTGGGGACGATGCAGAGTTTGCAGTAATATTCGCTGCTATGGGTATTACTCACGAAGAAGCTAACTTCTTTATGAGAGATTTCGAACGTACCGGAGCTCTTGAAAAAGTAACTGTATTCATGAACTTAGCTGATGACCCAGCTATTGAAAGAATCTTAACTCCTAAAATGGCTTTAACTACTGCAGAATATTTCGCATTTACTTTAGGTATGCAAGTATTGGTAATTTTAACTGATATGACCAACTACTGTGAAGCATTAAGGGAAATTTCCGCAGCTAGGGATGAAGTACCTGGAAGAAGAGGATATCCTGGATACATGTATACTGATTTAGCTAACATATATGAAAGAGCAGGACGTATTGATGGTAAAGAAGGTTCTATTACTCAAATGCCTATCTTAGTTATGCCTCAAGACGATATTACTCACCCAATTCCAGATTTAACTGGTTATATTACTGAAGGACAAATTGTATTAAGCAGAGAACTCAACAGGAAAGGTATTTATCCTCCTGTAGATGTACTTCCATCACTTTCTCGTTTGATGAGTGGTGGTATCGGCGGAGACAAAACTCGTGATGATCACAGTGGTGTATCTGACCAACTTTACTCTGCATATGCAGGTGGTCGTGAATTAAGAGACTTAGTTGCTGTTGTAGGGGAAGAAGCTCTTACCGAAAGGGATCAAAAATTCTTAGAATTTGCTGAAGAATTCGAAGGTAAATTCATTACTCAAAGTAAAGACGAAGATAGGTCTATCATTGAAACCTTAGATCTTGGTTGGGACTTACTTAAAATCTTACCTAAATCTGAACTTAAACGTGTTAAAGAAGAATTTATTGAACAATACCTTCCAAAAGAATAA